Proteins encoded by one window of Sulfurospirillum barnesii SES-3:
- a CDS encoding NAD(P)H-dependent oxidoreductase, with product MKNVLIINGHQYYPNIAEGKLTQMYVDTAESFLKTNGFNVKHAKAESDYNPLEEVEKFKWADFFIIQYPVYWMGTPWMMKKYIDEVFSAGTNNGIYANDGRSRSDASKRYGSGGLMQGKQYMLSLTYNCPSSEFSNKAGFFDGLSLDEANIATHKTWQFCGAKPMQTYSVHDIFKGDLNIEMEKVKFIDILSKNFLG from the coding sequence ATGAAAAATGTACTGATTATCAACGGCCACCAATACTACCCAAATATTGCAGAGGGTAAACTCACACAAATGTATGTCGATACCGCAGAGAGTTTTTTAAAAACAAACGGTTTTAACGTCAAACATGCCAAAGCCGAAAGCGACTATAATCCTCTTGAAGAGGTTGAAAAGTTTAAGTGGGCAGATTTTTTTATCATTCAATACCCTGTTTATTGGATGGGCACACCATGGATGATGAAAAAATACATTGATGAAGTCTTTTCAGCAGGAACGAATAATGGCATTTATGCCAATGATGGAAGAAGCAGAAGTGATGCGAGCAAACGCTACGGCAGTGGAGGATTAATGCAAGGCAAACAATACATGCTCTCTTTAACCTATAACTGCCCAAGCTCAGAATTTAGCAACAAAGCAGGCTTTTTTGATGGCCTTAGCCTTGATGAAGCCAACATCGCTACACATAAAACATGGCAATTTTGCGGCGCAAAACCCATGCAAACCTACTCTGTGCATGACATTTTTAAAGGTGATTTGAACATTGAAATGGAAAAAGTTAAATTTATTGATATTTTGTCCAAAAACTTTTTAGGATGA
- a CDS encoding tRNA-uridine aminocarboxypropyltransferase, with amino-acid sequence MQTFYGNREKCYRCYRPKSSCMCRHIRPINTHTKFIILMHPKEFKKTKNGTGHLTHLSLPNSELFMGIDFSDNARINEIIATHESFILYPSPHAINLTHTNLLEKKALHVKRPMAIFLIDSTWACSLKMMRESMNLHSLTHISFDATKPSAFRIKEQPLAYCLSTIESTLRVLELLHEWHHESICPTQLEDFLRPFYAMVEYQLACIEASSHHALRFKPKTL; translated from the coding sequence ATGCAGACATTTTATGGGAATAGAGAAAAATGTTACCGCTGTTATAGACCCAAAAGTTCGTGTATGTGTCGTCATATTCGTCCCATTAATACGCACACTAAATTCATCATTTTAATGCACCCAAAAGAGTTTAAAAAGACCAAAAATGGGACGGGGCATTTGACGCATCTCTCTTTACCAAATTCTGAGCTTTTTATGGGGATTGACTTTAGTGACAATGCACGCATTAATGAGATTATCGCAACGCATGAGAGTTTTATTCTCTACCCATCTCCTCATGCTATCAACCTTACTCACACAAATCTTCTGGAAAAAAAAGCTTTACATGTAAAGAGACCTATGGCGATTTTTCTCATTGATTCGACATGGGCATGTTCGCTTAAAATGATGCGAGAGAGTATGAATTTACACTCCCTTACACATATTAGTTTTGATGCGACAAAACCTTCAGCGTTTAGAATTAAAGAGCAACCTTTGGCGTATTGTTTATCCACCATTGAATCGACGCTTCGGGTATTAGAACTTCTTCATGAGTGGCATCATGAAAGCATCTGTCCAACACAATTAGAAGACTTCCTTCGCCCTTTTTATGCGATGGTTGAGTACCAACTAGCGTGTATTGAAGCCTCTTCGCATCATGCACTTAGATTCAAGCCTAAAACATTGTAA
- a CDS encoding phosphoketolase family protein, with amino-acid sequence MKQNPLSLEALAQVDAYWRASNYLSVGQIYLLDNPLLKEPLSIKHIKPRLLGHWGTTPGLNFIYTHMNRLINQYDLNMLFIAGPGHGGPSVVAQTYLEGVYSEVYPEISHDEEGLQKLFKQFSFPGGIPSHAAPQTPGSIHEGGELGYALSHAYGAVFDTKDLIACCVIGDGEAETGPLAAAWHSNKFLDPKRDGVVLPILHLNGYKIANPTILARISHEELEELFCGYGYEPYFVEGDEPELMHQRMAAVLDEMVQKIKTIWHNARTLDSHERPRWPMLILRTPKGWTGPKEVDGLKTEGHWRSHQVPLSSLESKPEHITILEKWLKSYKPEALFDEKGKLFAHIASLAPKGEKRMGANVYTNGGQLLKPLVLPDFTAYAVNVPAPTQSSAEATRILGYYLRDVMRENMQNFRVFGPDETASNRLSALFEVTNRVWMAEKNSFDEHLSSDGRVMEILSEHTCQGWLEGYLLTGRHGFFSCYEAFIHIVDSMFNQHAKWLKVTSREIPWRKPIAALNYLLTSHVWRQDHNGFSHQDPGFIDVVVNKKAHIINVYFPPDANTLLWVGDWCLKSRDCINVIVAGKQPEVQWLNMNDAIAHCEKGMGIWEWASDKDKPDVVMACCGDVPTLETLAAVSLLRVLVPSLKIWVVNVVDLMALQPKEEHPHGWTHEAYNALFPKDVPTIFAYHGYPWLIHRLAYKRAHHEHLHVRGYKEEGTTTTPFDMVVLNDTDRFHLVMDVMHRVPKMKPYQEEVCQKMSAKLAEHKAYIEEYGIDMPEILTWKWE; translated from the coding sequence ATGAAACAAAATCCACTCTCTTTGGAAGCTTTAGCGCAAGTGGATGCTTATTGGAGGGCATCGAATTATTTAAGTGTGGGGCAGATTTACCTATTGGACAATCCTTTGCTCAAAGAGCCTCTTAGCATAAAACATATCAAACCTCGTCTTTTAGGGCATTGGGGGACAACTCCTGGGCTTAATTTTATCTATACCCATATGAACCGCCTTATCAATCAGTACGATTTAAATATGCTTTTTATCGCAGGGCCAGGGCATGGAGGACCTTCGGTGGTAGCACAGACCTATTTAGAAGGGGTTTACAGTGAAGTGTATCCTGAAATTTCACACGATGAAGAGGGTCTTCAAAAGCTCTTTAAACAGTTCTCCTTTCCAGGCGGTATTCCTAGTCATGCTGCACCTCAAACACCTGGTTCGATTCATGAGGGAGGTGAGCTTGGCTATGCACTCTCCCATGCCTATGGAGCGGTTTTTGACACGAAAGATTTAATAGCATGTTGTGTGATAGGCGATGGGGAGGCGGAGACAGGACCACTGGCTGCTGCATGGCACTCCAATAAATTTTTAGACCCCAAACGTGATGGTGTGGTTTTGCCTATTTTGCATCTTAATGGTTATAAAATTGCCAATCCAACCATCCTCGCCCGTATTTCGCATGAAGAGTTAGAAGAGCTATTTTGTGGTTATGGATATGAGCCTTATTTTGTTGAGGGTGATGAGCCAGAACTTATGCATCAAAGAATGGCAGCAGTTTTAGATGAAATGGTGCAGAAGATTAAAACGATTTGGCACAATGCACGTACGTTAGATTCCCATGAGCGTCCACGCTGGCCGATGCTGATTTTACGAACGCCTAAAGGCTGGACTGGCCCTAAAGAAGTCGATGGACTCAAAACAGAGGGGCACTGGAGGTCGCATCAAGTACCTCTTTCCTCTTTAGAGAGCAAACCTGAGCACATTACTATTTTAGAAAAATGGCTGAAAAGTTATAAGCCTGAAGCGCTTTTTGATGAGAAGGGAAAACTCTTTGCGCACATTGCTTCGTTAGCACCCAAAGGTGAAAAACGTATGGGTGCCAATGTATATACCAACGGTGGGCAGTTACTTAAGCCGTTAGTGCTACCTGATTTTACAGCGTATGCGGTGAATGTTCCTGCTCCTACTCAAAGTAGTGCCGAGGCTACACGCATTTTGGGGTATTATTTGCGGGATGTTATGCGAGAAAATATGCAAAATTTCCGTGTGTTTGGCCCTGATGAAACGGCATCCAATCGTTTAAGCGCACTCTTTGAAGTGACCAATCGTGTCTGGATGGCTGAAAAAAACAGCTTTGATGAGCACCTAAGTTCGGATGGTCGTGTGATGGAGATACTCTCAGAACACACCTGCCAAGGGTGGCTTGAGGGGTATTTGTTGACAGGTCGTCATGGCTTTTTCTCGTGTTATGAGGCGTTTATTCATATTGTTGATTCGATGTTTAACCAACATGCTAAATGGCTTAAAGTGACCAGTCGTGAAATACCGTGGCGAAAACCCATTGCTGCACTCAATTATCTTTTAACCTCACATGTTTGGCGACAAGACCATAATGGATTTTCACATCAAGACCCTGGATTTATTGATGTCGTGGTGAACAAAAAAGCACACATTATCAATGTCTATTTTCCACCCGATGCCAATACCCTTTTATGGGTGGGCGATTGGTGTTTGAAAAGCAGGGATTGCATTAATGTTATTGTGGCGGGCAAACAGCCTGAAGTGCAGTGGCTGAACATGAATGATGCCATAGCGCATTGTGAAAAAGGCATGGGCATTTGGGAGTGGGCGAGTGATAAAGATAAGCCTGATGTGGTCATGGCATGTTGTGGCGATGTGCCTACACTTGAAACCTTAGCCGCAGTGAGTCTTTTAAGGGTGCTTGTACCAAGCTTGAAGATTTGGGTGGTTAATGTTGTTGATTTAATGGCTTTACAACCCAAAGAAGAACACCCTCACGGATGGACACACGAAGCGTATAATGCGCTTTTCCCCAAAGATGTTCCTACGATTTTTGCGTACCATGGCTACCCGTGGTTGATTCATCGTTTGGCATACAAACGAGCGCACCATGAACATTTACATGTAAGAGGTTACAAAGAGGAGGGCACGACCACAACCCCGTTTGATATGGTGGTTTTAAATGATACCGATAGGTTTCATCTGGTAATGGATGTGATGCATCGTGTGCCTAAAATGAAACCCTATCAAGAGGAAGTATGCCAAAAAATGTCTGCAAAGCTGGCTGAACATAAGGCATATATTGAGGAGTATGGCATTGATATGCCAGAAATTTTAACGTGGAAGTGGGAATGA
- a CDS encoding nitroreductase family protein encodes MENQTLKQLQNRKSIRHFTGEAVSKEDLETIFKTAQRAPTSINGQQISLIYTRDKEKLKTIAELCGGQTHIATADVFVGVVIDFNRTDIIVESIGKKQIIEQSAEGIMVGAVDAGIMLHALQVAAEALGYGTTAIGGVRKDSDAIIEIFNLPKKTFLAVGCTIGVPTQEAKNAPLKPRISLESFVMQETYDREKVRNGVLGYEQILKTFRDTTGSGSMPTYAKITSSNYADVYYRKTAKSLVAQGFAFKDE; translated from the coding sequence ATGGAAAATCAAACCCTTAAGCAGCTGCAAAACCGAAAATCGATTCGCCATTTTACAGGCGAAGCAGTCAGTAAAGAAGACTTAGAGACTATCTTTAAAACAGCACAGCGTGCACCTACTTCCATTAATGGACAACAAATCAGCCTAATTTATACCCGTGATAAAGAAAAGCTAAAAACCATTGCAGAACTGTGTGGTGGGCAAACGCACATTGCCACTGCCGATGTTTTTGTAGGTGTTGTTATTGATTTTAACCGCACAGATATTATTGTTGAAAGTATTGGAAAAAAGCAGATTATTGAACAAAGCGCTGAGGGCATTATGGTTGGTGCAGTGGATGCTGGCATTATGCTACACGCTCTACAAGTTGCAGCAGAAGCTTTGGGCTATGGAACAACAGCTATTGGAGGGGTAAGAAAAGACTCTGATGCTATCATTGAGATTTTTAATCTTCCTAAAAAGACTTTTTTAGCAGTAGGTTGTACCATTGGAGTCCCCACACAAGAAGCTAAAAATGCTCCACTCAAACCACGTATTTCACTGGAAAGTTTTGTGATGCAAGAGACCTATGATAGAGAGAAAGTACGCAATGGTGTGCTCGGGTATGAGCAAATACTCAAAACATTTCGTGATACTACAGGCAGTGGTTCAATGCCAACGTATGCAAAGATAACCTCTAGCAACTATGCCGATGTTTACTACCGAAAAACTGCAAAAAGCTTAGTCGCACAAGGGTTCGCATTTAAAGATGAATAG
- a CDS encoding cation:proton antiporter, whose protein sequence is MQIHEFFLSLFLILIVARFLSELFAKYGIPSVLGELLAGVLLGSSVFGLITPNEVLKILAEIGIILLLFEVGLETDFHRLKDAGMKSFTVAILGVVLPFICGFLLAYYLFNLSFDISLFIGGTLTATSIGITLRVLKDIHMEQTNIAQIVIGAAVIDDIIGIILLVFIYDFSIAQEVSFQHTLSVTTMVVSFLILAPILAKVLSFLIHKFHAKMLVPGYIPTIIISLILIFSYFSHMVGAPAILGSFAAGVALSRRFFLPFGTALGTNEQLLNDVKVNMTPIIQIFTPIFFVMVGLSLNLRVIDFSSGTFWIMSLSFIFLAFLTKFAGAFFIFQKSIRNNALIGVSMIPRGEVGLIFAEMGRINGVLPNEIYAMLIFVIVITTVIPPFILKHYFKAECV, encoded by the coding sequence ATGCAAATTCATGAGTTTTTTTTATCGCTTTTTTTGATTTTAATTGTTGCACGCTTTTTGAGCGAACTTTTTGCAAAATACGGCATTCCTTCTGTCTTAGGAGAACTCTTAGCAGGGGTTCTTTTAGGCTCTTCTGTTTTTGGTTTAATTACTCCCAATGAAGTGTTAAAAATATTAGCTGAGATTGGTATTATCTTGCTTTTATTTGAAGTGGGCTTAGAAACTGATTTTCATAGACTCAAAGATGCGGGCATGAAATCATTTACGGTTGCTATATTGGGGGTTGTTCTTCCTTTTATCTGTGGATTTTTACTAGCCTATTATCTTTTTAACCTCTCCTTTGATATTTCTCTTTTTATTGGAGGAACGCTCACTGCAACGAGTATTGGTATTACGCTAAGGGTGCTTAAAGACATTCATATGGAACAGACCAATATTGCTCAAATTGTCATTGGTGCAGCGGTCATTGATGATATTATTGGAATAATTTTATTGGTCTTTATTTATGATTTTTCCATTGCACAAGAGGTAAGTTTTCAACACACACTCTCCGTAACGACGATGGTGGTCTCTTTTTTAATTTTAGCCCCCATTCTTGCAAAAGTACTCTCCTTTCTTATTCATAAATTCCACGCAAAGATGCTTGTTCCAGGGTACATTCCAACGATTATTATCTCTTTGATTCTTATCTTCTCCTATTTTTCGCATATGGTAGGAGCGCCTGCCATTTTAGGCTCGTTTGCAGCAGGTGTTGCCCTTTCTCGTCGTTTCTTTCTTCCTTTTGGAACCGCTCTTGGAACCAACGAGCAACTGCTTAACGATGTTAAGGTCAATATGACCCCTATTATTCAAATTTTTACCCCTATTTTCTTTGTTATGGTGGGTCTTTCGTTGAATTTAAGGGTCATTGACTTTAGTTCTGGTACGTTTTGGATTATGAGCTTAAGCTTTATCTTTCTAGCGTTTTTAACAAAATTTGCAGGGGCATTTTTTATCTTTCAAAAATCCATTCGCAATAACGCTCTTATTGGTGTTTCCATGATTCCACGTGGCGAAGTGGGACTTATTTTTGCTGAGATGGGACGTATCAATGGTGTATTGCCTAATGAGATTTATGCCATGTTGATTTTTGTGATTGTCATTACCACGGTGATTCCGCCGTTTATTTTGAAGCACTATTTTAAAGCAGAGTGTGTTTAA
- a CDS encoding winged helix-turn-helix transcriptional regulator, with protein sequence MYYVNGKEYICSVSIVQDIFNDKWKLGIIWHLLEGEKRYKELFEEVSEITQKTLTIKLRDLEEKHLIKRVVFPEIPPKVVYSLTPIGEKLRPVLKEMFEWGILYVKECGEVTKMNACEVKFSN encoded by the coding sequence ATGTATTATGTTAACGGCAAGGAGTATATCTGCTCGGTTTCAATCGTACAAGATATTTTCAATGACAAATGGAAATTAGGCATTATTTGGCATTTGCTTGAGGGTGAAAAGCGTTACAAAGAGTTGTTTGAAGAGGTCTCTGAGATTACACAAAAAACACTCACCATTAAGTTAAGGGATTTGGAAGAAAAACACCTCATCAAACGGGTTGTTTTTCCAGAAATTCCTCCTAAAGTTGTCTATTCGCTCACACCTATTGGAGAAAAACTTAGACCTGTGCTTAAAGAGATGTTTGAGTGGGGTATTTTGTATGTAAAAGAGTGTGGAGAAGTTACAAAAATGAATGCTTGTGAAGTAAAATTTAGCAACTAA
- a CDS encoding Na+/H+ antiporter family protein, whose protein sequence is MNPVVVSVLLMLALSLLRVNVVVALTLSALLGGFIAGLPLSETMSAFNKGLGGGATIALSYAMLGAFAVAISHSGITDVLARYVIKKMGKEATPTQRSYLKATLLSAILLVAISSQNLIPVHIAFIPILIPPLLHTMAQLHIDRRMVACVIAFGLTATYMLLPVGFGGIFLNNILLKNIVENGMMVTSAQMPVGMMIPVFGMFLGLLVAIFITYKKPRHYSVQKILDTQPEARTLNVLHVGTALVAIVLALSLQLYSDSIIVGSLAGLVVFVMGGVVKANQTHDVFTKGVYMMGMIGFIMIAASGFAEVMKATQGVSSLVNSVSLLIGSNKALLAFLMLLVGLLITMGIGSSFSTIPIIATIYVPLCVEFGFSPLATIALVGAAAALGDAGSPASDTTLGPTSGLNVDGQHDHIWDTVVPTFIHYNIPLILFGWIAAMVL, encoded by the coding sequence ATGAATCCTGTTGTCGTTTCTGTCCTTTTGATGTTAGCACTGAGTCTTTTACGGGTAAATGTTGTGGTTGCGCTAACATTGAGTGCCCTTTTGGGAGGATTTATTGCAGGGTTGCCTTTGAGTGAGACAATGAGTGCTTTTAATAAAGGACTAGGCGGTGGGGCTACCATTGCATTGAGCTATGCGATGTTAGGTGCTTTTGCTGTTGCCATTTCGCATTCAGGTATTACCGATGTTTTAGCACGCTATGTGATTAAAAAAATGGGTAAAGAGGCAACACCCACACAAAGAAGTTATTTAAAAGCAACCCTTTTAAGTGCTATTTTACTGGTTGCTATTAGTTCACAAAATCTAATTCCTGTTCACATTGCGTTTATCCCGATTTTGATTCCACCGCTTTTACATACGATGGCACAACTTCACATTGATAGGCGTATGGTGGCATGTGTGATTGCTTTTGGCTTAACCGCTACGTATATGTTATTGCCCGTTGGCTTTGGTGGTATTTTTCTCAATAATATTCTTTTAAAAAACATTGTTGAAAATGGCATGATGGTCACATCGGCTCAAATGCCTGTGGGTATGATGATTCCTGTTTTTGGAATGTTTTTAGGTCTTTTGGTGGCTATTTTTATCACCTATAAAAAACCACGCCATTATTCGGTTCAAAAAATATTAGATACCCAACCAGAAGCCCGCACATTAAATGTTTTACATGTAGGGACTGCTCTTGTTGCGATTGTCTTAGCACTCTCTTTGCAACTTTACAGTGATTCCATTATTGTAGGTTCTTTAGCGGGTTTAGTGGTCTTTGTTATGGGTGGGGTTGTCAAAGCCAATCAAACGCACGATGTCTTTACCAAAGGTGTCTACATGATGGGCATGATAGGTTTTATTATGATTGCAGCGAGTGGATTTGCAGAAGTGATGAAAGCCACACAAGGGGTCAGCTCACTTGTTAATTCTGTATCATTACTTATCGGGAGCAATAAAGCATTACTTGCTTTTTTGATGCTTCTTGTGGGACTTTTAATTACCATGGGTATTGGCTCATCCTTTTCAACCATTCCGATTATTGCAACCATTTATGTACCTTTATGTGTAGAATTTGGCTTTTCGCCTCTAGCAACCATTGCGCTTGTGGGTGCGGCAGCAGCCTTGGGTGATGCAGGTTCTCCTGCATCTGATACCACATTAGGACCTACATCGGGTTTAAATGTGGATGGTCAACATGATCATATTTGGGATACGGTTGTGCCTACGTTTATTCACTATAATATTCCATTGATTCTTTTTGGATGGATTGCGGCGATGGTGCTTTAA
- a CDS encoding glycoside hydrolase family 3 protein — translation MRRITLVFIGLFFYSLPLHAMPEDEALKKMIGHMLIVGFEEEKLVATSPIVEAIERYELGGVILFDRFYTDKSRVKNIRSSEQLKALTHTLKASAKTPLLICVDQEGGKVARLKPSYGFVQTPSALKVASESLEKAKETYDALALMLREHGINCNFAPDVDLSLNPKNSVIVGLERSYGTEPHRVVSYAGVMLESFVEHNITGVLKHFPGHGSSFEDSHLGFVDVTQTWSEVELDPYRMLIAQEKASMIMSAHVFNAKLDKNYPATLSYATNTLLLRQTLGFKGVLVSDDMHMQAIANDYSLKDAITLAINSGVDMLLFGNQLSYTSTHEIIETIATQVKSGAISLQRIREANTRIEHLRH, via the coding sequence GTGCGCAGAATCACTCTTGTTTTCATAGGGTTGTTTTTTTATTCATTGCCACTGCATGCGATGCCAGAGGATGAAGCTTTAAAAAAGATGATAGGGCATATGCTTATCGTGGGTTTTGAGGAAGAAAAGCTGGTTGCCACCAGCCCTATTGTGGAAGCAATTGAGCGTTATGAGCTGGGGGGAGTCATTTTGTTTGACCGCTTTTATACTGATAAAAGTCGTGTTAAAAATATTCGCTCCTCAGAACAACTCAAAGCACTCACACATACGCTTAAAGCTTCTGCTAAAACACCTCTGCTCATTTGTGTGGATCAAGAAGGTGGAAAGGTGGCACGGCTGAAACCTTCTTACGGTTTTGTGCAAACGCCCTCTGCATTAAAAGTAGCAAGCGAGTCATTGGAAAAAGCCAAAGAGACGTATGACGCTTTAGCGTTGATGCTGCGTGAACATGGTATTAATTGTAATTTTGCTCCTGATGTGGATCTTTCTCTTAATCCCAAAAACAGTGTTATCGTAGGTTTGGAGCGCTCGTATGGCACAGAGCCACACCGTGTTGTTTCGTATGCGGGAGTGATGTTAGAATCCTTTGTGGAGCATAATATTACGGGTGTGCTCAAGCATTTTCCAGGACATGGCTCCTCCTTTGAGGATTCACATTTGGGATTTGTCGATGTAACGCAAACGTGGAGTGAAGTAGAATTAGACCCCTATCGAATGCTTATAGCACAAGAGAAAGCCTCAATGATTATGTCAGCACATGTTTTTAATGCAAAGCTTGATAAGAACTATCCTGCAACGCTTTCGTATGCGACCAATACGCTTTTGCTAAGACAAACGCTAGGCTTTAAGGGTGTGTTGGTCAGTGATGATATGCACATGCAAGCCATTGCGAACGATTACTCCCTAAAGGATGCCATAACCTTAGCCATTAATTCAGGGGTGGATATGCTTCTTTTTGGCAATCAGCTCTCATACACATCTACCCATGAGATTATTGAGACGATTGCCACACAAGTCAAAAGTGGTGCTATTTCACTGCAACGTATTCGTGAAGCCAATACGCGTATAGAACACCTAAGGCATTAA